A stretch of Desulfotalea psychrophila LSv54 DNA encodes these proteins:
- the lnt gene encoding apolipoprotein N-acyltransferase codes for MNICRRSLPYLLSLLTGISLSLAMPGSGGFWPLLPLALIPLFFALQGTGAKQAGACALLAGSVHYMWQLYWIVIVLKQYGGLPLYLALPALAMLALYMSIYLLTFVLVGRTFLTGRAGLWLLPALWVGIDWLRAYLFTGFPWMDLGYGLALTPSLLQFADLFGHHGLTFVIIMLNVSFYQLISFFLRGGRIKRRPISLLTPWLIILALTAYSQLRQKQISLEMAEAKTITVAIVQGNIEQNLKWSVNQTGQTVEKYLGLTEGLFRQNRPEMVVWPETALPFYPEKSIYTQSLQDSVSRYDYALLTGAPWFRIVDQKARDIDYYNSAQLLSRKGFSGSYYKSHLVPFGEYVPFRKYLPFLEPLVVSVGDFTPGRVEKTLDWQNARSGVLICFESVFADISRKWVDSGANVLVNLTNDAWYGRSSAPYHSLAMTAMRAVETRRSIVRSANTGFSAFISPLGTLVQVSPLFSSWVGVEEIPLLEKRTFFVCWGYLFAPLCLLIVGGYLLLYRRKSCQLKRL; via the coding sequence ATGAATATCTGTCGACGATCCCTGCCCTACCTCCTCTCCCTACTTACAGGCATCTCCCTCTCCCTGGCAATGCCAGGCAGTGGTGGCTTCTGGCCCCTGCTTCCTCTTGCCCTGATACCTCTGTTTTTTGCCCTACAAGGAACAGGAGCTAAACAGGCAGGTGCCTGCGCCCTTCTGGCAGGATCTGTTCACTATATGTGGCAGCTCTACTGGATTGTCATCGTTCTCAAACAGTACGGCGGGCTGCCCCTTTATCTTGCCCTGCCAGCCCTGGCCATGCTTGCCCTCTATATGAGCATATACCTGCTTACCTTTGTCCTGGTGGGCCGGACCTTCCTGACAGGCAGAGCCGGGCTCTGGCTCCTGCCCGCACTCTGGGTGGGAATTGATTGGCTACGAGCATATCTCTTCACCGGTTTTCCCTGGATGGATCTGGGCTACGGGCTTGCCCTTACCCCCTCCCTGCTCCAATTTGCCGATCTCTTTGGCCACCATGGCCTGACCTTTGTCATTATCATGCTGAACGTCTCTTTTTACCAGCTTATCTCGTTTTTCCTAAGAGGTGGGAGAATTAAAAGAAGACCAATAAGCCTCCTTACCCCGTGGCTTATTATCCTTGCCCTAACTGCCTATTCACAGCTACGGCAAAAACAGATAAGCTTGGAAATGGCTGAGGCCAAGACCATAACGGTGGCCATTGTCCAGGGCAATATTGAACAGAACCTCAAGTGGTCTGTCAATCAGACAGGCCAGACTGTGGAAAAATATCTGGGCCTGACCGAGGGGCTCTTCAGGCAAAACAGACCGGAGATGGTTGTCTGGCCAGAGACCGCTCTCCCCTTCTACCCGGAAAAGTCTATCTACACCCAGTCCCTGCAGGATTCCGTTAGTCGCTATGACTATGCTCTCCTTACTGGCGCCCCCTGGTTCCGGATTGTCGATCAAAAAGCACGCGATATAGACTATTATAACAGTGCACAACTACTCTCCCGGAAAGGATTCTCAGGATCCTACTACAAGAGTCACCTGGTTCCCTTTGGAGAGTATGTCCCTTTTCGAAAATACCTGCCATTTCTGGAACCGCTTGTGGTCTCCGTGGGAGATTTCACTCCGGGTCGAGTAGAGAAGACCCTGGATTGGCAGAATGCCCGTTCCGGGGTGCTTATCTGTTTTGAGTCTGTCTTTGCCGACATCTCCAGAAAATGGGTTGACTCCGGTGCTAATGTTCTGGTGAATTTGACCAATGATGCCTGGTATGGTAGATCGAGTGCCCCATATCATAGTTTGGCAATGACAGCTATGCGGGCAGTTGAGACAAGACGCAGTATAGTCCGCTCTGCAAATACGGGATTTTCGGCATTCATCAGCCCCTTGGGAACGCTGGTACAGGTCTCACCACTCTTTAGTTCCTGGGTGGGGGTGGAAGAGATCCCTCTCCTGGAAAAACGAACGTTTTTTGTTTGTTGGGGCTATCTTTTTGCGCCATTATGTTTATTGATAGTGGGCGGCTATCTTCTCCTCTACAGAAGGAAAAGTTGCCAGCTCAAACGATTATGA
- a CDS encoding hemolysin family protein, with product MNAETKADPPDEGEQKSLLKKLSSLFSFGKPGTKEDLELEIQELLEEGEEQGLISSLEERMINSIFDFRDTQAAEIMTPVAEVISFEISSSVEEIVDGVVKQGFTRIPIYRENPDRVIGIIHVKDLLKLAMNNSSQVVSLEDFLLPIYFIPEAKPIVDLLRDFQKRKAHMAMVTDEFGAIRGLITMEDILEEIVGEIDDEYDDEQDKLEEIGDGMLLAHARIDIEKIERHFGVTLPEGLHESLGGLLIHLLGRLGAVGDIVESSGLRFEITNATNRHILQVHITDMRAKS from the coding sequence GTGAACGCAGAAACAAAAGCAGACCCTCCTGATGAGGGTGAACAGAAAAGCCTCCTCAAGAAATTATCCTCCTTATTTTCCTTCGGTAAACCGGGAACAAAGGAAGACCTTGAACTAGAGATCCAGGAGTTACTTGAGGAAGGCGAAGAACAGGGTCTTATCTCAAGCCTTGAAGAGAGGATGATCAACTCCATTTTTGATTTCCGGGATACCCAGGCCGCAGAGATTATGACCCCTGTTGCTGAAGTTATCTCCTTTGAAATTTCCAGCTCTGTTGAAGAAATTGTGGACGGTGTTGTTAAGCAAGGTTTTACCCGAATCCCCATCTACCGGGAAAACCCGGATAGGGTCATCGGTATTATCCATGTCAAAGATTTACTCAAACTTGCCATGAACAACTCTTCCCAGGTTGTCTCTCTTGAGGATTTTTTGCTCCCAATCTACTTCATCCCCGAAGCAAAACCCATTGTCGACCTGCTCCGTGATTTCCAAAAACGAAAGGCACATATGGCAATGGTGACCGATGAATTTGGTGCCATCCGCGGACTGATCACCATGGAAGATATTTTAGAAGAAATCGTCGGTGAAATCGACGACGAATATGACGATGAGCAGGATAAGCTTGAAGAGATTGGTGACGGAATGCTCCTCGCCCATGCCCGCATTGACATAGAAAAAATAGAAAGGCACTTTGGGGTAACGCTTCCCGAGGGTCTGCATGAATCCCTGGGAGGCCTCCTTATCCACCTCCTCGGTCGCCTGGGTGCTGTGGGCGATATCGTTGAGTCCTCGGGACTGCGTTTTGAAATAACAAATGCCACAAACCGTCATATACTTCAGGTACATATCACCGATATGAGAGCCAAGAGCTAA